In Pseudomonadota bacterium, the following are encoded in one genomic region:
- a CDS encoding ATP-binding protein: protein MIKRNIAKKLTELSKQYPIVSLTGPRQSGKTTLVKTVFPDWSYVSLEEPDIREFALTDPRGFIEAYPKHTIIDEVQRAPDLFSYIQTHVDHIGKPEVYVLTGSFNFGLMEGISQSLAGRVAVLELLPFSFSELNQADILPDTIEKVMFTGSYPRIYDMNLDPSEWYSNYVTTYLERDVRQVKNITDLSTFQRFLKMCASRSGQILNLSALGNDCGITHNTAKSWLSILQAGYIIYLLKPHYKNFNKRLIKSSKLYFFDSGLLSYLLNISSAEALNTHASRGNIFETWIVSELLKARTNKGLKENLYFWRDNTGHEIDCIIDKGDKLLPLEIKSGKTVAKDFFNGLNYYALISKDAHIEPTLVYAGLSDQPRKEANILSWKSFGNRVDDIILT, encoded by the coding sequence ATGATAAAAAGAAACATAGCCAAAAAATTAACGGAATTATCGAAACAATACCCTATTGTATCTCTTACCGGACCAAGGCAATCTGGGAAAACAACACTTGTTAAAACTGTTTTTCCCGACTGGTCCTATGTATCGCTGGAAGAACCTGACATAAGAGAATTTGCCTTAACCGATCCGCGGGGATTTATTGAAGCATATCCCAAACACACTATAATTGACGAAGTACAGCGTGCACCCGACCTTTTTTCTTATATCCAAACTCATGTTGACCACATAGGAAAACCGGAAGTATATGTCCTTACCGGGTCTTTTAACTTCGGGTTAATGGAAGGCATAAGCCAGTCTCTTGCAGGAAGAGTTGCTGTTTTGGAACTTCTTCCCTTTTCTTTTTCCGAACTGAATCAGGCAGACATATTACCGGATACAATTGAAAAAGTTATGTTTACCGGAAGCTACCCAAGAATTTATGATATGAACCTTGATCCGTCCGAGTGGTATTCAAATTATGTAACAACATATCTGGAAAGAGACGTAAGACAAGTAAAAAATATTACTGATCTGTCAACCTTTCAAAGATTTCTTAAAATGTGTGCCTCACGCTCAGGGCAAATTCTTAATCTTTCTGCTCTCGGCAATGACTGCGGCATCACGCACAACACAGCAAAATCCTGGCTGTCTATTCTTCAGGCCGGATATATTATTTATCTTTTGAAACCTCATTATAAAAACTTTAATAAACGATTGATAAAAAGCTCTAAGCTGTATTTTTTTGACTCAGGCCTCCTTTCTTATCTCTTAAATATCTCATCTGCCGAAGCACTGAACACTCATGCAAGCAGGGGTAATATATTTGAGACATGGATTGTTTCAGAGCTTCTTAAAGCAAGGACAAACAAAGGGCTTAAAGAAAATCTCTATTTTTGGCGCGATAATACCGGGCATGAAATCGATTGTATTATCGATAAAGGTGATAAACTACTGCCGCTTGAAATTAAATCAGGCAAAACGGTTGCGAAGGATTTTTTTAACGGTCTAAATTATTACGCACTTATTTCAAAAGACGCACATATTGAACCAACCTTAGTATATGCAGGTTTAAGCGACCAGCCAAGAAAAGAGGCCAATATTTTAAGCTGGAAGTCATTCGGGAATCGGGTAGATGATATAATATTGACATAA
- a CDS encoding AbrB/MazE/SpoVT family DNA-binding domain-containing protein: protein MENQIRARDVKLVPIGNSKGVRIPKALLQKYGLNHSILIEETDRGLLLRNKEDNKLSWEDTYKEMADEKEAWDDFDTTLLDGIDDEDFEY from the coding sequence ATGGAAAATCAAATACGAGCAAGAGATGTCAAACTTGTCCCGATTGGAAATTCCAAAGGAGTTCGTATACCAAAAGCACTGCTTCAAAAATATGGTTTAAACCATTCTATATTAATAGAAGAAACAGACAGGGGATTGCTTCTAAGGAATAAAGAAGATAACAAGCTTTCCTGGGAAGATACATATAAAGAAATGGCTGATGAAAAGGAAGCGTGGGACGATTTTGATACAACTCTTCTTGACGGGATAGATGATGAAGACTTTGAATATTAA
- a CDS encoding NTP transferase domain-containing protein — MIDSNSKKINAACLILAGGQGRRLSPDKPLLEINGKSIIERTANLVTSLFEEVLIVTNTPEKYEMLNLPYVSDERMGCGPLMGIYSGLQKIKHEAAFVCAADMPFLNKEIILSMSLEIGKFDIIIPCPAKRPEFLHAFFNKRCLPGMRENLEANLFKVEMLAQRYNTIYLDKDWFIKKGLVKETDTAFININTIEDYQNCLAQSKKMQDPEHNNYFQLKRGEWGQDTLKSIAPDVLHKVRRTLIEQETAYQNNITDEVFSSLWSHGSRVGRIAHYIAKTEGLEEEPALLAGLLHDIGKFAHGSYHENDIPEEENAVLFAAKILSGTIYEKWIPEIREAILSTYLEGEATNDIGRILYDADRIDKLGNMGVAQFFAKNALRRQFLDDDLLIRTSIELTYAYHAPDTLTTATGRFIARERSVRTRRFYTELLEEWKMLGLGEFNIIEEDIAGIICILVVPCTCLCGGSLKPESDIQDALKCRSVVVKYICAKCGIESEFSFCLPKVKGLPAIT, encoded by the coding sequence ATGATTGATTCCAATTCGAAAAAAATTAATGCCGCTTGTTTGATTCTGGCAGGAGGGCAGGGGAGAAGGCTTTCGCCTGACAAGCCTCTTTTAGAGATCAACGGAAAATCGATTATTGAACGGACGGCAAATCTGGTTACTTCCCTGTTTGAAGAAGTTCTTATAGTTACCAATACTCCGGAAAAGTATGAAATGCTTAATCTACCATATGTTTCCGATGAACGTATGGGCTGCGGCCCTCTGATGGGTATCTATAGCGGATTGCAAAAGATAAAACATGAAGCAGCATTTGTGTGTGCGGCAGATATGCCCTTTCTTAATAAAGAGATCATCCTGTCTATGTCTTTAGAAATTGGTAAATTCGACATTATTATTCCCTGCCCGGCGAAAAGGCCGGAGTTTCTGCACGCTTTTTTCAATAAGCGCTGTCTGCCGGGAATGCGGGAAAATCTTGAAGCAAATCTTTTTAAAGTGGAAATGCTGGCACAGCGATATAATACAATTTATCTGGACAAAGACTGGTTCATAAAAAAAGGCCTGGTAAAAGAAACTGATACGGCTTTTATAAACATAAATACGATAGAAGACTATCAGAATTGCCTTGCACAAAGTAAAAAGATGCAAGACCCTGAACACAATAATTACTTTCAGCTCAAAAGAGGTGAATGGGGGCAGGACACTCTAAAATCCATAGCTCCGGATGTTTTACATAAAGTTCGCAGGACATTGATAGAACAGGAAACCGCTTATCAAAATAATATTACAGATGAAGTGTTTTCCAGCCTTTGGTCCCACGGCTCCAGAGTTGGGCGTATAGCCCATTACATCGCAAAAACCGAAGGTTTGGAAGAAGAACCGGCCCTGCTTGCCGGCCTGTTGCATGATATTGGAAAGTTTGCACACGGAAGCTATCATGAAAACGATATTCCTGAAGAAGAAAATGCGGTTTTATTTGCAGCAAAAATCCTTTCAGGTACAATCTATGAAAAATGGATTCCTGAAATCAGAGAAGCTATACTATCAACGTATTTAGAGGGGGAGGCAACCAATGATATAGGTCGGATTTTATACGATGCGGATCGTATCGATAAACTTGGAAATATGGGGGTTGCCCAGTTTTTTGCAAAAAATGCACTACGCCGTCAGTTTTTGGATGATGATTTGTTAATTCGAACCAGTATAGAGTTGACATATGCCTATCATGCTCCGGATACATTAACAACTGCAACCGGCAGATTCATCGCACGGGAGCGAAGCGTAAGGACCCGCAGGTTTTACACAGAGCTTTTAGAAGAATGGAAGATGCTCGGACTTGGCGAATTTAATATCATTGAAGAAGATATAGCAGGGATTATATGCATACTTGTGGTTCCTTGTACGTGTTTATGCGGCGGATCTTTAAAACCGGAATCCGATATTCAGGATGCACTAAAGTGCAGATCAGTAGTTGTAAAGTATATATGTGCAAAGTGCGGTATCGAAAGCGAGTTTTCCTTCTGC